The stretch of DNA GAACCGTAGGTGAGGTTGGCGTCGGCCTGGCCGACGGCGTTGCCGTCATAGAACTGGGCGACGATATAGAGCACCAGGGCCCAACGAATGCCGTAGAACGCGAAACGCTCCCAGAATTCGGTCATGAACAGCATCCATAACGGCGCTGGATGGCCCATGATCTGCTTGAATTCTGGGATCGGTCCCTTGGCTGAAGTAGCTGCACCGCTCATGCGGTTCCTCCCGAAATAGTTATATGTAACGACGATTTTTTTGGTGGAATATCTGTATGCCGGAAATTCCAATAGGCACGCATTTTAGTGTAAATCGACCATCGCAAGCGAACTTTTTCGGCTTGTGGTATTGACGCTTTCCCATGGTTCGCGCCAGCTCATGGAATGCCCCCAATCGGGGCGCAAAACCATGCGCTTTGGCGTATATTGGCAAACAGGCCAATCCGTATTACCGATCGAAAGGGAAAACAAAACCATGACCCAAGATGTTGTCGATGTTCTTATCTCTCCGGAAGGCCGCCTCGAAGTCCTGTCGAAAGCCGAAGTCGCCAAGCTGCTCGACACCAGCAAGAGCGGCCTGTATGACATATTCAGAAAATGCGCACTGGCCGTGCTCAATACCGGCAGTTCGATCGACGACGGCAAGGAACTGCTCGAACGCTACCGCGATTTCCAGATCAGCATCCTGCAGCGCGAGCGCGGCATCAAGCTCGACATCCGCAGCGCGCCCGCCCATGCCTTTGTCGATGGCAAGATGATTCGCGGTATCCACGAGCACCTGTTCTCGGTGTTGCGCGATATCGTCTATGTCCATTTCGATATCACCTCCAATCCCAAATTCGACCTGAACCGCCCCGATGGCATCACCGACGCCGTCTTCCACATCCTGCGCAATGCCAATGTGCTGCAGCCGCAGCGCAGTCCGAACATGGTGGTGTGCTGGGGCGGCCACTCGATCAACCGCGTCGAGTACACCTACACCAAGGAAGTCGGCTATGCGCTCGGGCTGCGCGAACTGGATATCTGCACCGGCTGCGGTCCCGGCGCCATGAAAGGGCCGATGAAGGGGGCCGCCATCGGCCACTCGAAACAGCGTATCCGCAGCGGGCGTTATCTCGGCATTTCCGAGCCGGGCATCATCGCGGCCGAATCGCCGAACCCGATCGTCAGCGACCTGGTCATCATGCCGGACATCGAAAAGCGCCTCGAGGCCTTTGTCCGCACCGGCCACGGCATCATCGTGTTCCCGGGCGGCGCCGGCACGGCCGAGGAAATCCTGTATATCCTGGGCATCCTGCTGCATCCGGATAATGCGGAAATGCCGTTCCCGTTGATCTTCACCGGCCCGGCGACGGCGGGTGCGTATTTCGAACAGATCGATCACTTCATCGGCCTGACGCTTGGCGAGAAGGCGCAGAAGCGCTACAAGATCATCATCGACGACCCCGACGCGGTAGCCAAGGAAATGTATGCCGGCATCCAGGCGGTGCGCGAATTCCGCAAGGCGCACAGCGACGCCTATTACTTCAACTGGCGCCTGAAGATCGATCCCGAATTCCAGAAGCCGTTCCGCCCGACCCACGAGAACATGCGCAACCTGAACCTGCACCGTGATCAGGCATCGCACCTGCTGGCGGCGGATTTGCGCCGGGCATTCTCGGGCATCGTCGCCGGCAACGTGAAGGAAGAAGGCATCCACGCGATCGAGCAGCACGGCAAGTACGAGATCCAGGGCGAAAGCGCGATCATGGAGCCGATGGATGCGCTGCTGGCCTCGTTCGTGGAGCAGAGCCGGATGAAACTGCCGGGCAAGGCGTACACGCCTTGCTATACCATCGTTCAGTGATAGTTTGAGGTTGCGTTCTGCTGCGCGTTGATCTCGCTGCTTATTGAACGCGTGGGCAGGAAACCTGCCCACCCTACGAGTAACAAAAAAGGCGGCTCTGCTTGCGCAGGCCGCCTTTTTTAATACGCTGGCAAACGCTTAGTCTTCCTTGCGCAGGTGCGGGAACAGCAGCACGTCGCGGATGTTCGGCGAGTCGGTGATCAGCATCATCAGGCGGTCGATGCCGATGCCGCAGCCGCCAGCCGGCGGCATGCCGTATTCCAGCGCGCGGATGTAGTCGGCGTCGTAGAACATCGCCTCGTCGTCGCCCGCATCCTTGGCGGCCACCTGCGACAGGAAGCGCGCGGCCTGGTCTTCCGGATCGTTCAGCTCCGAGAAGCCGTTGGCGATCTCGCGGCCCACCATGAACAGCTCGAAGCGCTCGGTGATGCCTTCGCGGCTGTCCGAGGCGCGCGCCAGCGGCGACACTTCCACAGGATAGTCGATGATGAAGGTCGGTTCCCAGAGCAGGGCTTCGGCGGTTTCTTCGAACAGCGCCAGCTGCAGCGCGCCCAGGCCCGAGGTGGCGAAGGGCTTGACGCCGAACTTGAGCAGTTCCTGCTTCAGGAAGTCCATCGAACCCAGCTGCTCCGGGGTGTAGCCGGGCGCGTACTTGTCGATCGCTTCCACGATGGTCAGGCGCTGGAAGGGCTTGGACAGGTCCAGCTCACGGCCGCCATAGGTCAGCACCGCGCTGCCGTTGGAGTCGATCGCCGCCTGGCGGATCACCTGTTCGGTGAAGTCCATGATCCACTTGTAGTCGGTATAGGCCGCGTAGAATTCCATCATCGTGAATTCCGGGTTGTGACGGACCGACACGCCTTCGTTGCGGAAGTTGCGGTTGATCTCGAACACGCGGTCGAAGCCGCCCACCACCAGGCGCTTCAGGTAGAGTTCCGGCGCGATGCGCAGGTACATTTCCATGTCGAGCGCGTTATGGTGGGTGATGAAAGGCTTGGCCGCGGCGCCGCCCGGGATCGGGTGCAGCATCGGGGTCTCGACTTCCATGAAGCCGTGCTTTTCCATGAAGCGGCGCATCGAGGACATCGCGGCAGTGCGGGCCTTGAAGGTGCGGCGCGTCTCTTCGTTCATGATCAGGTCGACGTAGCGCTGGCGGTACTTGGTCTCCTGGTCGGCCAGGCCGTGGAACTTGTCCGGCAGCGGGCGCAGGGCCTTGGAGATCAGGCGCAGCTTCGTCACCTTGATGGTCAGCTCGTCGACCTTGGTCTTGAACAGCGTGCCTTCCACGCCCAGGATGTCGCCCAGGTCGTAGCTGCGCAGGGCTTCCATCGCTTCCTCGCCGGCGGAATCGACCGTGATGTAGATCTGGATGCGACCGCTGGCCGACGGGCCCGAGCTGTCCTGCAGGGTCGCGAAGGCGGCCTTCTTGCCGGCTTCGCGGCGCAGCATCATGCGGCCGGCCAGCACCACGTTGACGGGTTCGGCTTCCAGCTCTTCGCGGGTCTTGCCATTGTAGGTCTCGACCAGGTCGGCGGCCTTGTCCTGCGGGACGAAGTCGTTGGGGAAGGGATTGCCCTGCTGGCGCAGCGCGGCCAGCTTGGCGCGGCGCTCGGCCATGATCTTGTTTTCATCGAGCGCCACCACTGGCGCCTGGTCTTGGTTTTCCGTAGTCATGATTGGATAGACAGTTTTTGTTAGGTTTCAGGCGAACAGCAGTTCGGCCTTCAGTTCGGTGAAGTCGCGCACGATGGCGATCACGTTGTCGAAGCCGGCGAAGCTGGAAGCGGGCAGGGTGGTCGTCAGGACGACGCAGGACATGCCCGCACGGCGCGCCGCTTCCACGCCCAGCGGCGCGTCCTCGAACACGATGCAGTGCGCGGGCGGCACGCCGCACAGCTCGGCCGCTTTCAGGAACACGTCCGGATGCGGCTTGCCGCGGGCCACGTCCGTTGCGCCGACGATGGCGTCGAAGTGGCGGCGCAGGTCCAGGCCGTCGAGGGTGAACGCGACGTTGGCGGGCGGTGCCGCGGTGCCGACCGCCAGCTTCACGCCCTGCGCCTTGGCTTGCGCGATCAGCGCATCGAAGCCGTCCACGGCCTTCAGGTGCGGCGCGTACAGCTCGCGGTACACCGATTCCTTCTCGTGGTTGAGCAGGGTCACTTCATCGTCGCCCAGGTGCGCGCCGAGGTAGCTGCGGACGATCTCGCCGCCCTGGCGGCCCGCCGTCGCCCGGAAGAATTCGTCCGGGTCGATTGCCTGGCCGCGGCGCTCGAAGAAGGTGATCCACGAGCGCGTATGGAAGGCCATGTTGTCGACGATGGTGCCGTCCATGTCGAACACGAAGGCGCGTTGCGGCGTGCTCATCGATTACACGCCCTGCTTCAGGGAAGCGGAGATGAAGTCGTCCAGGTCGCCGTCCAGCACGTTTTTGGTGTTGCCGGTTTCAAAGCCGGTACGCAGGTCCTTGATGCGCGACTGGTCCAGCACGTAGGAGCGGATCTGGTGGCCCCAGCCGACGTCGGTCTTGGAGTCTTCCAGCTTCTGCTGCTCGCTCATGCGATTGCGCAGTTCGAGTTCGTACAGCTTGGCGCGCAGCATGTCCCAGGCTTCGGCCTTGTTGCGATGCTGCGAGCGGTCGTTCTGGCACTGCACCACGATGCCCGACGGGGCGTGCGTCAGGCGCACCGCGGAGTCGGTCTTGTTGATGTGCTGACCGCCCGCGCCCGATGCGCGGTAGGTGTCGATGCGCACGTCGGCCGGGTTGATCTCGATTTCGATCGAGTCGTCCACTTCCGGGTACACGAACAGCGAGGTGAACGAGGTGTGGCGGCCATTGGCCGAGTCGAACGGCGACTTGCGCACCAGGCGGTGCACGCCGGTCTCGGTGCGCAGGTGGCCGTAGGCGTACTCGCCGTCGACCTTGATGGTGGCGGTCTTGATGCCCGCGACTTCACCCTCGGACATCTCCATCACCTCGGCCTTGAAGCCCTTGCGCTCGCAGTAGCGCAGGTATTGGCGCAGCAGCATCGAGGCCCAGTCCTGGGCTTCGGTACCGCCGGCGCCGGCCTGGATGTCGATGAAGCAATTGGCATGGTCCATCGGGTTGCTGAACATCCGGCGGAATTCCATCGACTCGATGACTTTCTGGATCTCCTCGGCGTCGCCGCCGATCGATTCCAGGGTGCCGTGGTCGCCTTCTTCCTTCGCCATCTCGAACAGGTCGGCTGCATCAAGCAGGTCATTGCGCGCTTTCTCGAGCGTCAGCACGACGCCTTCGAGCGCCTTCTTTTCCTTGCCGAGGTCCTGGGCCCGTTTCTGGTCGTTCCAGACGGACGGGTCTTCGAGTTCCTGGTTGACCTGTTCTAGTTTCTCCGACTTGCGATCGAAGTCAAAGATACCTCCGAAGTTCGGCTTCACGGCTGGTCAGGTCGTTCAGCAGGGCGGAGATGGCGTTGATGCGTTCAGCTTCCATGGTCTTGGTAGTCTTTTAAGGGGGTTAAACTGGCGTTGAAACGAACCTTCGATTATACCCCAGGACGCCAGCAGGCCGGCAGGCACGATTGGCCTAGCTTGCTACCGGGCATGGTGCTGGCATATCATCCCCGGGTTCCGTTCACCGCACACCCCATGGCCATCCACTTGCGTTACCAAATCTGCATCGCGCTCGCCCCGGCGCTTCTCAGCCTTTCCGTGCCGGCCGCCGCGGCCCCGAAGGCGCCCGCCGCCGGCACCACCGCGCATCTCGCCGTGCTGGAAACGACCGACCTGCATTCGAACCTGGTCGGCTACGACTACTACAAGCTGGCGCCCGAGCCCTCGCACGGCCTCGACCGCACCGCCACGCTGATCCAGCAGGCGCGCAAGGAATTCCCGAATACCTTCCTGCTCGACAATGGCGACACCATCCAGGGTACCGCGCTGGCCGATTACCAGGCGCTGGTCAAACCGCTGCGCTGCGACGAAACCCTCGGCATCTACAAGGTGATGAATGCGCTGAAGTATGACGGCGCGGGCGTCGGCAACCACGAATTCAACTACGGACTCGGTTTCCTCAATCAGGTCACCGGCAACCGCTTCCAGGTGGACGGCATCGACCAGCCAACGCGCTGCGCCGGCCCGGCTTTCCCCATGGTGCTGGCGAACGTCTACAGCGCCAAGACCAAAAAGCCGCTGTTCAGCCCTTATGCGATCGTCGACAAGGAAGTCAGCGCGATCGATGCCAGGGGCAAGCCGGTCAAGGCCATCGTGCGGGTCGGCATCATCAGCTTCACGCCGCCGACCATCATGGAATGGGACAAGCGCTGGCTCGAAGGCCGCGTCTACACCACCGGCGTGCGCGAGGCCGCGCAGAAGTACGTGCCCGAGATGCGCAAGAAGGGCGCCGACCTGGTCATCGCGATCTCGCACGGCGGCCTGGATGCCAGCCCGTACACGCCGGCCATGGAAAACGCCAACTGGTACCTGGCCAAGGTGGACGGCATCGACGCCATGCTGCTGGGCCACTCGCACCAGCTGTTCCCGAATGCCAATAGCACCGCGCCGCAGTTCGACCTGCCGGGCGTGGACAAGGCAAAGGGCCTGGTGCACGGCGTGCCGACCGTGATGGCCAACCTGTGGGGCAAGCACCTGGGCGTGATCGGCCTGCACCTGAAGCACGACGGCAAGCGCTGGATCGTCGAGAAGGACAAGACACGGGTCGAAGCGCGCGCGGCGCAGACTGGGGCCAAGACCTGGGTCGAGGCCGATCCGGCCGTCATGGCCCTGGTGAAGGAGGAGCACGAGGCGACCATCCGTTACGTGAAGACGCCGGTCGGCTCGACCTCCTTCCGCATGTCGAGCTATTTCGCCGACGTCGGCGACATCTCGGCGCTGCAGGTCGTCAACCAGGCCCAGACCGACTACGTGCGCAAGTACGTGGCCGCCAACCTGCCGCAGTACCAGGACCTGCCGGTGCTGTCGGTGACGGCGCCCTTCAAGAGCGGCAATGCCGGCCCGGCCGATTACACCGACGTCGAGGCGGGCGACCTGGCCCTGAACAATGCCGCCGACCTCTACCTGTACCCGAACTCGCTGTACGCGGTAAAGGTGGACGGCGCAGGGCTGAAGGCCTGGCTGGAAAAGGCGGCGCAGCGCTTCCATACCATCGACCCGGCCAAGCGAGAACCGCAGGCGCTGGTCAACCCGGCGACGCCCAGCTATAACTTCGACACCATCACCTCGCCGGACGTCTCCTACGAGATCGACGTGACGCGCGCCCCGGGCGAACGGATCCGCAATCTGACCTGGCGCGGCAAGCCGGTGGCGGCGCAGCAGGAATTCCTGGTCGCCACCAACAACTACCGCGCCAGCGGCGGCGGCCACTTCCCGGGCCTGGACGGCAGCAGGACCGTGATCGCCTCGCCCGACAACAACCGCGACCTCCTGATCGCCTACGTGCGCGCAGCGAAGAAGCTGACGCGTGAGGCCAATGCATCGGCGCGCAGCTGGCGCTTCACGCCCGTGAAGACAGCGGGGCCTGTTGTGTTCTCGTCGGCGCCGGGCATGGTCGGGCTGGCGCGCGAGGCCGGAGTGGGCAATGTCACCCAGATCGCGGACGACGACGGCCGCGGCAAGGGCACGGCGCTGTACGCGATCGACCTGTCGCAATGAAGCGCCTCATGGTAGCGGCCCTGGCGGCCGCCCTGCTGGCCCAGCCGGCCCTGGCCCAGCATGGGGACGAGGCCGATATCGCCCTGCGGCGCGGCATGATGCATCGCGACGGCGGCGATGCGGCGCTGGCCGCGCACTGGCTGGGCGTGGCTGCGGCGCGCGGGGTGCCGGAGGCGATGTTCCTGCTGGCGAACATGCTGATCGAGGGCGACGGCGTGCCGAAGGACGAGGCGGCCGCGCGGCGCTGGCTGGAAGCGGCCACGCAACTGGATTATCCGGAGGCCTGGCAGCAGCTGGGGATGATGGAACAGGATCCGGAGAAGGCGGCGCAGTATTTCCGGCGGGCGGCGCATGCGCTCACGCACCGCGCCGAGGGCAAGCGCTAGGACGGCGCACCCCGATCAATGCAGCTGTTTCTTCTCCGGCTGCACCAGCACGAAAGGACTCACCACCGACGCCCACAGCGTCGCGTCGGACTGGGTCCAGGTTTGCGCCTGCAGGTCGCTGACCTTGGCCACCGTGCCCGCAGTCATCCACTTCATGATGCTGTCCTTGTCGTCGTGCGCGATGCGCAGGGCGACCTCGATCAGGTCCAGTTCCTCGCTCACGTAGATCACCGAACCGCTGGCGAAATGGCGCTCCAGTTCGCTCCATTTGACGCGGCCGGTTTCGCGGTTGATCTTGTCGTGCAGCTCGGTGTCTTTTTCGGGATTGGTCTTCATATTCTTCGATTGCTAGGTGATCTCGACCGTCGGTTGCGGCGAACCTGCCCATGTTAACCGATAGGTCTGCGCCTTGCGCACATTGCCCACCAGTGCGGGGCGAAAACAGGCGAGGTTGGTGCCCTTCGGGTCGCGCACGCTCGGATAGAGGATGCCCATCGAATCCCGTTCCAACAGCTCGGCGGCCAGCGCCTGCGAGGCGATGTAGCTGTCCGGATCCAAGCAGGCTTGATAGGCATCGGCGCCGCGCAGGTCGTGAAAGCCGGCGCTGAAGTCGGCCAGCAGCATCTGGTAGCTGACGCTGTCGTCGAAGCGCCTGATTTCGGCATACTCGACCGTCTTGTGGAAGATGACTTCCGCCAGGGCGGTCTCGGCCGCGAAGGCGCAATACCAGGCGCCGCGTTCGCCGTCGTTGAAACGGCTGCCTTCCGGGCGCGCATAGGTGAAGGCCGCGTTGATGATGCGGAAATTCGGAACCCCGAACACCAGTTCGTCCATCCCGATGCCCGGCAGCAGGCCGGACTCGCCGCGCAGGCGCTCGTTGGTGGCGTTGTCGAGGTCGAACAGGTCGCGCAGGACCTCGTCGTTCTCGGCCAGCGGCGCCAGCACGGAATCCTCGACGTCGGCGAAGCGCGACGGGATCAGGCGGCAGGTGTCGAACTGGCGCAGCTGGGTAATTTTAAGCAGCGGCAAGGTCAGAGACCTCCGCGGCGTGCGTCCAGCAGCTTGCGCACCGTCTGCATGGCGATCAGGCCGCCGGCCAGCATGTAGGCCAGCGGGCTGCGGCCGGCGAACACCGGATTGGTATTGGGCAGATGCACCCATTCGTCGGCGAGCTTGTCGCCATACAGGATATGCAGGGCCTTGTAGATGCCCAGCAGGTAGGAGATCCGGGTGATGCGGTCGACCTCGAGTACCCGGTCCGGGTTCTTCTTCCAGTCGTAATAGGAGGACGAGGAGAGGCCGCCGAGCAGCTCGCGCGCATCGTCGTCGCGCACCTGCCAGGCCCCCGCCAGCTTGAAGAAACCTTTCAGGGCCGAGCGCGACAGGCGCTCGCGCTCGGTCCGTGAATTCAGGTCGACCAGGGTCGCCGGTTCGAAACGGCTTTTTGGGTAGGAGTAGGCTAGGCTCATCATAATTCTCCGTAATTGGATTCCTTATACTCCGATTTCGGACCGATGGCAACTGCTGGTTGTCAGCCTTGCGCGACCGTGACAGAATTATTGATCTTGCTGTATAGAAAAAAGCTTAATAAAAGCCCGTACGACAGTTCAGGAGACACCTAGATGCGCCTGCGTTCGCTATCCCTTCTTGCTGCATGCCTGATGCTGGCCGCCGCGGCCGCAAGTTCCGGCACCTACGCCCGCGATTCGAACAGCGAGTTGAAACGTCAGGTCATGGAAGCGGAACGCCGGTTCGCCGCCACCATGAAGGCGCGCGATTTCGAGGCCTTCAAGCGCCATATCGCGGACGAGGCGATCTTCTTCGGTGCGGAGGGGCCGCTACGCGGCAAGGGAGCGATCGCCAGGGGCTGGCGCCAGTACTACGACAAGCCGCAGGCGCCGTTCTCCTGGGAGCCGGAAGAGGTGGAAGTGGTTGATTCGGGCACGCTGGCCTACAGCGGCGGGCCGATCTACAACGCGGCCGGCCAGCGCATCGGCCGCTTCAATTCGATCTGGCGCCTGAAGGCGCCGGGGCAGTGGGAAATCGTCTTCGACCGCGGCTCGAACTTCGTGCCGCCCGCAAAAAAATAACACCCGGGGTCAGGTTGACATTTGGACACGAGCTCGAGCGTTACACGATGGTACTGCTCAGCCCGTGTCTGAATGTCAGACCTGACCCCATCGTTTAATCACGCAGGCTCGGCGTGCTCGACCAGCAGCTGCACCTTGGTCACGCCGTTGTACTCGTTCGCATCCAGCCGGAACGCGACCCGGGCCCGCTCCGGCAGGCTGTCGGCATGCCCGAACCAGATCGCGTCGTAGCGGCGGCCGTTCTTTTCCAGCAGCAGCTTGAGGTGGCGCTCCTTCAGGATGCGCTGGCTTACCACCCGGAACTCGTCGCAGAATACCGGCGGCGCGAAGCCCTGGCCCCAGACCTGGCCGTCCATCTCCTCGATGAAGCCGGTGCAGTAGAACTCGTCCTCGAGCGGGCCGTCGGTTTCGATGATGCGTTCCAGTTGCGCCTCGGTCAGCCAGGCCTTGCCGACCGCCTCGAAGGCCTGCTGGAAGCTGTCGAAGTGGTCGGCGCGGATGGACAGGCCGGCCGCCATTGCGTGGCCGCCGAACTTGTCGATGAGGCCGGGCACGCGCTTGGACACCAGGTCGAGCGCGTCTCGCAGGTGAAAGCCCGGGATCGAGCGGCCCGAGCCCTTGATCCAGCCGTCACCGGCCGGGGCGAAGGTGATGGTCGGCCGGTAGAACTTTTCCTTCAGGCGCGAGGCGACGATGCCGATCACGCCCTGGTGCCAGCCTTCGTCGAACACGCTGATCGTGCTGGATCCCGAGGGCTCGAAGCTGTCCAGGTGGAGCAGGGCGGTGTCCTGCATCTCGGCCTCGATCTCGCGCCGCTTCAGATTGATCTCGTTGAGCTGCTGGGCAATCGCCCAGGCGCGACCGACGTCGTCCGTCACCAGGCACTCGATCCCGAGCGACATGTCTTCCAGCCGGCCGGCGGCGTTCAGGCGCGGACCCAGCGCGAAGCCGAGATCGAAGGGCGAGGCGCAGCGCGCCTCGCGGCCCGCCACCCGGAACAGGGCCGCCACGCCGGCATGCATGCGGCCCGCGCGCATGCGCTTGATGCCCTGCGCGACCAGGATGCGGTTGTTGGCGTCGAGCCTGACCACGTCGGCCACCGTGCCCAGCGCCACCAGGTCGAGCAGGCTGTCGAGCTTGGGCTGGGTCTGGGCGTCGAACACGCCGCGCCGGCGCAGTTCGGCCCGCAGCGCCAGCAGCACGTAGAACACCACGCCGACGCCGGCCAGGTGCTTGCTGGGGAAGCCGCACTCGGGCTGGTTCGGGTTGACGATCACGCGCGCTGGCGGCAAGGCGTCGCCCGGCAGGTGGTGGTCGGTGACCACGACTTCGATGCCGCGCCGGTTGGCTTCCAGAACGCCATCGATGCTGGCGATGCCGTTGTCGACCGTGATGATGATGTCGGGCGACTTCTCGCGGGCCGTCAGCTCGACGATCTCGGGCGTCAGGCCGTAGCCGTACTCGAAGCGGTTCGGGACGATGTAGTCGACCTGCGCGCCCATCATGCGCAGGCCGCGCAGGGCGACCGCGCAGGCGGTGGCGCCGTCGCAGTCGTAGTCGGCGACGATGGTCATGCGCTTGCCGGCTGCGATGGAGTCAGCCAGGAAGCTGGCGGCCGCTTCGATGTGTTTCAGGCCGCCGGGCGGCACCAGGGCCGCCAGCTCGCTGGAGAGCTCGCGCACGTCGAGCAGGCCACGCGCCGCGTAGATGCGCGCGAGGACCGGATGGACCCCGCCCTGGCGCAGCATCTCGGAGGTGCGGAAAGGACAGGGGCGGGTGGTGATACGGGTTGCAATGCTCAAAATAGGCTCAACTCAATCGTTCCAGGGTCGGCCGGCGCCAGAATTTGCGCTGGGCCATGGCGGTCGTGGTGAATTCGGCAAGGGTCTCGCGGTTGCTCAGGACCAGCTTGAGCTCCTTCATGCGGCCTTGCACCAGCGCCGCATGCAACGGCGCGAACAGTTTTTCTTCCAGGTGCTGGACTTGCTGCACCCAGGTGCCCCAGTCGGAGGCGATGGCGGCGTCCGCCAGGTGGCCCACGACGAGCAGGCCGTCCTGCGCCAGCGCCCCGTCCAGGCCGTCGAGCGATGCGAGGGCTTCGCTGGACAGGCCGCGGACCCATCCGGGCACGCCGATGCTGGCCACCCGGCCGGCCGCACGCGTCGCGTCGCTGGCAGCGCCCCACAGCCAGAAGGAGTTTACGCCAGGGAGGCGGCGCGCCTCGCGCGCGGCGTTCACCGGGTGGGTATGCCACAGCATCTGCACTTCGTTCTGCAGCCGGCGCAGGGGCAGGGCCTGCTTCCCGCGCGGGACGAAGTCGCTCAGGTCCATGCCCACCACCGTGTCCGGGGTGGCGGCCTCGATGCCGGTCCAGTCGTCGGCGCGCAGGAACCAGGTCTGGGCATCGCCGTACAGCAGCGGATGGCCAATCTCCTCGCACAGCGGACGGGCCGCCTGGTACAGGGCGCGGCTTTCATCCTCGCTTAAGCCTAGATGGCGCAGGTCGGCCATCATCGAATGGCTGCGCGCGATCTGGATGTGGGCCGGGTTGACGATATACCAGGTGCCGCCCGCCGGATCGAGGCCGAAGCCGCGCATGGCGGCGGCGGCGAAGGCCGGCAGGCCCTCCGGCGACAGCCCGAGCGTCCGGGCCAGCCACTGTTCGTGCGGCAGGGCGCGTGCGGTATCCAGGGCGGCCTTGCGTTCGAAGGCGCTGGTACGGGACAGTAGGGCGGCCAGCGCCGGGGTCTGCAGGGCACGGACCAGGTCGGACGCGAATTCGGGAAGCGGCAGCAGGTGGGGCAGGACAAGCGTAATGTGCGACATACCGCTATTTTAGGGCAAATACGCGTGCAGCGAATGGCCATGCAGCGGCCGCGTCCCGCGCTCGCCACACGCGAGATGATTTCTTTTGCGCCATAAAAGTCCGATGTCTGGCACACTCACGGGTTGGCAAACCAATAACGCAGATTAACGGATTTCATGAGCATCACCCACAAGCTGCCTTACGAATGGCAGGTCGGCCTGCGCTACACCCGCGCCGGCAAGCGTAGCGGGCGCAACAGCTTCATTTCCTTCATCTCGATGGCCTCGGTGGCCGGCATCGCGCTCGGCGTGGCCGCGCTGATCGTGGTGCTGTCGGTGATGAACGGCTTCCAGAAGGAGGTGACCGCGCGCATGCTGTCGGTGCTGGCCCACGTGGAGGTGTTCGACGCGCGCGGCGAGATGCCGGGCTGGCGCACTTCCATCCAGGAAGCGCTGCGCAATCCGGAAGTGCGCGCCGCCGCGCCCTTCGCCGAGACCCAGGCCATGCTGCTGAGCGACGGCGTGATGAAGCCGGTGCTGCTGCGCGGGATCGACCCGGCCCAGGAGGTGAAGGTGTCGGATGTGTCGAAGCACATGCGCGAAGGGCGTTTCGACAGCTTG from Massilia varians encodes:
- the ppnN gene encoding nucleotide 5'-monophosphate nucleosidase PpnN, whose product is MTQDVVDVLISPEGRLEVLSKAEVAKLLDTSKSGLYDIFRKCALAVLNTGSSIDDGKELLERYRDFQISILQRERGIKLDIRSAPAHAFVDGKMIRGIHEHLFSVLRDIVYVHFDITSNPKFDLNRPDGITDAVFHILRNANVLQPQRSPNMVVCWGGHSINRVEYTYTKEVGYALGLRELDICTGCGPGAMKGPMKGAAIGHSKQRIRSGRYLGISEPGIIAAESPNPIVSDLVIMPDIEKRLEAFVRTGHGIIVFPGGAGTAEEILYILGILLHPDNAEMPFPLIFTGPATAGAYFEQIDHFIGLTLGEKAQKRYKIIIDDPDAVAKEMYAGIQAVREFRKAHSDAYYFNWRLKIDPEFQKPFRPTHENMRNLNLHRDQASHLLAADLRRAFSGIVAGNVKEEGIHAIEQHGKYEIQGESAIMEPMDALLASFVEQSRMKLPGKAYTPCYTIVQ
- the lysS gene encoding lysine--tRNA ligase; its protein translation is MTTENQDQAPVVALDENKIMAERRAKLAALRQQGNPFPNDFVPQDKAADLVETYNGKTREELEAEPVNVVLAGRMMLRREAGKKAAFATLQDSSGPSASGRIQIYITVDSAGEEAMEALRSYDLGDILGVEGTLFKTKVDELTIKVTKLRLISKALRPLPDKFHGLADQETKYRQRYVDLIMNEETRRTFKARTAAMSSMRRFMEKHGFMEVETPMLHPIPGGAAAKPFITHHNALDMEMYLRIAPELYLKRLVVGGFDRVFEINRNFRNEGVSVRHNPEFTMMEFYAAYTDYKWIMDFTEQVIRQAAIDSNGSAVLTYGGRELDLSKPFQRLTIVEAIDKYAPGYTPEQLGSMDFLKQELLKFGVKPFATSGLGALQLALFEETAEALLWEPTFIIDYPVEVSPLARASDSREGITERFELFMVGREIANGFSELNDPEDQAARFLSQVAAKDAGDDEAMFYDADYIRALEYGMPPAGGCGIGIDRLMMLITDSPNIRDVLLFPHLRKED
- a CDS encoding HAD family hydrolase, yielding MSTPQRAFVFDMDGTIVDNMAFHTRSWITFFERRGQAIDPDEFFRATAGRQGGEIVRSYLGAHLGDDEVTLLNHEKESVYRELYAPHLKAVDGFDALIAQAKAQGVKLAVGTAAPPANVAFTLDGLDLRRHFDAIVGATDVARGKPHPDVFLKAAELCGVPPAHCIVFEDAPLGVEAARRAGMSCVVLTTTLPASSFAGFDNVIAIVRDFTELKAELLFA
- the prfB gene encoding peptide chain release factor 2 (programmed frameshift), with amino-acid sequence MEAERINAISALLNDLTSREAELRRYLDFDRKSEKLEQVNQELEDPSVWNDQKRAQDLGKEKKALEGVVLTLEKARNDLLDAADLFEMAKEEGDHGTLESIGGDAEEIQKVIESMEFRRMFSNPMDHANCFIDIQAGAGGTEAQDWASMLLRQYLRYCERKGFKAEVMEMSEGEVAGIKTATIKVDGEYAYGHLRTETGVHRLVRKSPFDSANGRHTSFTSLFVYPEVDDSIEIEINPADVRIDTYRASGAGGQHINKTDSAVRLTHAPSGIVVQCQNDRSQHRNKAEAWDMLRAKLYELELRNRMSEQQKLEDSKTDVGWGHQIRSYVLDQSRIKDLRTGFETGNTKNVLDGDLDDFISASLKQGV
- a CDS encoding bifunctional 2',3'-cyclic-nucleotide 2'-phosphodiesterase/3'-nucleotidase, giving the protein MAIHLRYQICIALAPALLSLSVPAAAAPKAPAAGTTAHLAVLETTDLHSNLVGYDYYKLAPEPSHGLDRTATLIQQARKEFPNTFLLDNGDTIQGTALADYQALVKPLRCDETLGIYKVMNALKYDGAGVGNHEFNYGLGFLNQVTGNRFQVDGIDQPTRCAGPAFPMVLANVYSAKTKKPLFSPYAIVDKEVSAIDARGKPVKAIVRVGIISFTPPTIMEWDKRWLEGRVYTTGVREAAQKYVPEMRKKGADLVIAISHGGLDASPYTPAMENANWYLAKVDGIDAMLLGHSHQLFPNANSTAPQFDLPGVDKAKGLVHGVPTVMANLWGKHLGVIGLHLKHDGKRWIVEKDKTRVEARAAQTGAKTWVEADPAVMALVKEEHEATIRYVKTPVGSTSFRMSSYFADVGDISALQVVNQAQTDYVRKYVAANLPQYQDLPVLSVTAPFKSGNAGPADYTDVEAGDLALNNAADLYLYPNSLYAVKVDGAGLKAWLEKAAQRFHTIDPAKREPQALVNPATPSYNFDTITSPDVSYEIDVTRAPGERIRNLTWRGKPVAAQQEFLVATNNYRASGGGHFPGLDGSRTVIASPDNNRDLLIAYVRAAKKLTREANASARSWRFTPVKTAGPVVFSSAPGMVGLAREAGVGNVTQIADDDGRGKGTALYAIDLSQ
- a CDS encoding tetratricopeptide repeat protein: MKRLMVAALAAALLAQPALAQHGDEADIALRRGMMHRDGGDAALAAHWLGVAAARGVPEAMFLLANMLIEGDGVPKDEAAARRWLEAATQLDYPEAWQQLGMMEQDPEKAAQYFRRAAHALTHRAEGKR